A window from Streptomyces sp. NBC_00299 encodes these proteins:
- a CDS encoding ADP-ribosylglycohydrolase family protein has product MPSTACIPSVPAPGDAAELRGRARGALLGLAVGDALGAPAENMKPSEIRARWGRITGFVTDNPSGTDDTEYAIFSGLLLARHGSALTPAHVEAAWHQWIADRAEGPFRGAGFSERGTLENLRRGLAAPISAQHRHAWSDGLAMRAAPFGVFAAGRPAEAARLVAIDGSVSHEGEGIYGGQAVAAGVAAAMAGAPTIAVVASALAVVPDDSWTARSLRRAVAVAHRGERAVRSAVVIGGYPWTDLAPEAVALAFGAYAASDGDFVQAVLTAVNMGRDADTTAAVAGALAGATQGESAIPAEWAAAIRPARGSCLPSMSGHHVLDVAELLVPGEGGKWGAGGAVSGEAVVPGEGVRR; this is encoded by the coding sequence ATGCCATCGACCGCCTGCATCCCCTCGGTCCCGGCGCCCGGGGACGCCGCCGAACTCCGCGGACGGGCACGCGGCGCACTACTGGGCCTGGCCGTCGGCGACGCGCTGGGCGCCCCCGCGGAGAACATGAAGCCCTCCGAGATCCGCGCCCGCTGGGGCCGTATCACCGGTTTCGTCACCGACAACCCCTCCGGTACGGACGACACGGAGTACGCGATCTTCTCGGGTCTCCTGCTCGCCCGCCACGGCTCGGCCCTGACCCCGGCCCATGTGGAAGCGGCCTGGCACCAGTGGATCGCCGACCGGGCCGAGGGCCCCTTCCGGGGCGCGGGGTTCAGCGAGCGCGGCACGCTGGAGAACCTCCGCCGGGGTCTTGCCGCCCCCATCTCGGCCCAGCACCGGCATGCCTGGAGCGACGGTCTCGCCATGCGGGCGGCCCCCTTCGGCGTCTTCGCGGCGGGCCGCCCGGCGGAGGCGGCCCGTCTGGTGGCGATCGACGGCTCGGTGAGCCACGAGGGCGAGGGCATCTACGGCGGCCAAGCGGTGGCGGCGGGTGTGGCGGCGGCGATGGCGGGAGCGCCGACGATCGCCGTGGTGGCCTCCGCGCTGGCGGTGGTCCCGGACGACTCCTGGACGGCTCGCTCGCTCCGCCGCGCCGTGGCGGTGGCCCACCGCGGCGAACGCGCGGTCCGCTCCGCGGTCGTCATCGGCGGCTACCCCTGGACCGACCTGGCGCCCGAGGCGGTCGCACTGGCCTTCGGGGCGTACGCGGCATCGGACGGCGACTTCGTCCAGGCGGTCCTCACGGCCGTGAACATGGGCCGGGACGCGGACACGACGGCGGCGGTGGCAGGCGCACTGGCGGGCGCGACCCAGGGTGAGTCCGCGATCCCGGCGGAGTGGGCGGCGGCGATCAGGCCGGCGCGGGGCAGCTGCCTGCCGTCGATGTCCGGGCACCACGTCCTGGATGTGGCGGAGCTGCTGGTGCCGGGGGAGGGCGGGAAGTGGGGGGCGGGGGGAGCCGTATCAGGTGAGGCCGTGGTCCCGGGCGAAGGAGTACGACGATGA
- a CDS encoding VIT1/CCC1 transporter family protein, protein MAIIETEAALHEAHRDNHTHRDVNGGWLRPAVFGAMDGLVSNLALMTGVAGGAVSHQTIVLSGLAGLSAGAFSMAAGEYTSVASQRELVEAELDVERRELRKHPKDEEAELAALYEARGVEPRLAKAVAEQLSRDPEVALEVHAREELGIDPGDLPSPLVAAVSSFASFALGALLPVLPYLLGATALWPAVLLALAGLFLCGAVVAKVTARSWWFSGLRQLALGGAAAGVTYALGSLFGTAVG, encoded by the coding sequence GTGGCCATCATCGAGACCGAAGCCGCCCTGCATGAGGCGCACCGTGACAACCACACGCACCGGGATGTGAACGGCGGCTGGCTGCGCCCCGCCGTCTTCGGCGCGATGGACGGTCTGGTCTCCAACCTCGCCCTGATGACCGGTGTCGCGGGCGGGGCGGTCAGCCATCAGACCATCGTGCTGAGCGGGCTCGCCGGTCTTTCCGCCGGCGCCTTCTCCATGGCCGCCGGTGAGTACACCTCCGTCGCCTCCCAGCGTGAGCTGGTCGAGGCCGAGCTGGACGTCGAGCGTCGGGAGCTGAGAAAGCACCCGAAGGACGAAGAGGCCGAGCTCGCGGCTCTCTATGAGGCTCGGGGTGTCGAGCCGCGGCTCGCGAAGGCCGTCGCCGAGCAGCTCTCCCGCGATCCCGAAGTGGCTCTGGAGGTACATGCCCGGGAGGAGCTCGGCATCGACCCCGGTGACCTGCCGTCGCCGCTGGTCGCGGCCGTGTCGTCGTTCGCGTCGTTCGCGCTGGGCGCCCTGCTGCCCGTACTGCCGTATCTGCTCGGTGCGACCGCGCTGTGGCCGGCCGTGCTGCTGGCGCTGGCCGGTTTGTTCCTGTGCGGTGCGGTCGTGGCCAAGGTGACCGCGCGGAGCTGGTGGTTCAGCGGGTTGCGGCAGCTCGCGCTCGGCGGTGCCGCGGCCGGTGTGACGTACGCCCTGGGCAGCCTGTTCGGAACGGCCGTAGGATAG
- the gltB gene encoding glutamate synthase large subunit, producing MRTPRQPSQHSTNGQNWSFMDARPAAQGMYDPRNEHDACGVGFVATLTGEASHTLVEQALTVLRNLEHRGATGSEPDSGDGAGILSQVPDAFLREVTEFELPQAGAYAVGIAFLPEDGTQDAVSQIETIASEEGLNVLGWREVPVAPELLGATARSTMPAFRQVFVAGGTSQTEGIDLDRKAFVLRKRAEREAGVYFPSLSARTIVYKGMLTTGQLEPFFPDLSDRRFASAIALVHSRFSTNTFPSWPLAHPYRFVAHNGEINTVKGNRNWMVARESQLVSDLFGSDGKALDRIFPVCTPDASDSASFDEVLELLHLGGRSLPHSVLMMIPEAWENHDSMDPARRAFYQFHATMMEPWDGPACVTFTDGTQVGAVLDRNGLRPGRYWVTDDGLVVLGSEVGVLDIDPAKVVRKGRLQPGRMFLVDTAEHRIIEDDEIKAQLAAEKPYAEWLEAGEIELSDLPEREHIVHTHASVTRRQQTFGYTEEELRVILAPMAKAGAEPIGSMGTDSPIAALSDRPRLLFDYFTQLFAQVTNPPLDAIREELVTSLFSSLGPQGNLLEPTAASCRSVTLPFPVIDNDELAKLIHINADGDMPGFKAATLSGLYRVHGGGDALAARIEEICAEADAAIENGARLIVLSDRHSDAEHAPIPSLLLTAAVHHHLIRTKQRTHVGLLVEAGDVREVHHVALLIGFGAAAVNPYLAMESVEDLVRAGTFLPGMEAEKAIRNLIYALGKGVLKVMSKMGISTVASYRGAQVFEAVGLDTAFVEKYFNGTATKIGGVGLDVIAKEVAARHAKAYPASGIAPAHRALDIGGEYQWRREGEPHLFDPETVFRLQHSTRTGRYDIFKKYTERVNEQSERLMTLRGLFGFKSDRQPISIDEVEPTSEIVKRFSTGAMSYGSISKEAHETLAIAMNQLGGKSNTGEGGEDADRLYDPARRSSIKQVASGRFGVTSEYLVNADDIQIKMAQGAKPGEGGQLPGHKVYPWVAKTRHSTPGVGLISPPPHHDIYSIEDLAQLIHDLKNANPQARIHVKLVSEVGVGTVAAGVSKAHADVVLISGHDGGTGASPLTSLKHAGGPWELGLAETQQTLLLNGLRDRIVVQTDGQLKTGRDVVIAALLGAEEFGFATAPLVVSGCIMMRVCHLDTCPVGIATQNPTLRDRFSGKAEYVVNFFQYIAEEVREILAELGFRSIEEAVGHAETLDVTRAVDHWKAQGLDLAPLFHVPELPNGAVRHALVEQDHGLEKALDNELIKLAADALAADSATDAQPVRAQIKVRNINRTVGTMLGHEVTKKFGGAGLPDDTIDITFTGSAGQSFGAFLPRGVTLRLEGDANDYVGKGLSGGRVIVRPDRGADHLAEYSTIAGNTIAYGATGGELFLRGRTGERFCVRNSGATVVSEGVGDHGCEYMTGGHAVVLGETGRNFAAGMSGGIAYVIDLDRDNVNVGNVSAVEALDDTDKQWLHDVVRRHQEETGSTVAEKLLAEWETAVERFSKIIPSTYKAVLAAKDAAERAGLSETEITEKMMEAAING from the coding sequence ATGCGTACGCCGCGCCAGCCGTCCCAGCACTCCACGAATGGCCAGAACTGGTCGTTCATGGATGCTCGCCCTGCTGCGCAGGGTATGTACGACCCCCGCAACGAGCACGACGCCTGTGGCGTCGGCTTCGTGGCCACCCTCACCGGCGAGGCGAGCCACACGCTGGTCGAGCAGGCGCTCACCGTTCTGCGCAATCTCGAACACCGCGGCGCCACGGGCTCCGAGCCCGACTCGGGCGACGGCGCGGGCATCCTCTCCCAGGTGCCGGACGCCTTCCTGCGTGAGGTGACCGAATTCGAGCTGCCCCAGGCGGGTGCGTATGCCGTCGGTATCGCCTTCCTGCCGGAGGACGGGACCCAGGACGCCGTCTCGCAGATCGAGACGATCGCGTCCGAGGAGGGCCTGAACGTCCTCGGCTGGCGTGAGGTCCCCGTCGCCCCCGAACTGCTGGGTGCCACCGCCCGTTCGACGATGCCCGCCTTCCGGCAGGTGTTCGTCGCTGGGGGCACCTCCCAGACGGAGGGCATCGACCTCGACCGCAAGGCCTTCGTGCTGCGCAAGCGCGCCGAGCGCGAGGCCGGCGTGTACTTCCCGTCGCTCTCGGCCCGCACGATCGTCTACAAGGGCATGCTGACCACCGGCCAGCTGGAGCCCTTCTTCCCGGACCTGTCCGACCGCCGCTTCGCCTCGGCCATCGCCCTCGTCCACTCGCGCTTCTCCACGAACACCTTCCCGTCGTGGCCGCTCGCGCACCCGTACCGCTTCGTCGCGCACAACGGTGAGATCAACACCGTCAAGGGCAACCGCAACTGGATGGTGGCCCGCGAGTCGCAGCTCGTCTCCGACCTGTTCGGGTCCGACGGCAAGGCGCTGGACCGCATCTTCCCGGTGTGCACGCCCGACGCCTCCGACTCGGCGTCCTTCGACGAGGTGCTGGAGCTGCTCCACCTCGGTGGCCGCTCGCTGCCGCACTCCGTGCTGATGATGATCCCGGAGGCGTGGGAGAACCACGACTCCATGGACCCGGCCCGGCGCGCCTTCTACCAGTTCCACGCCACGATGATGGAGCCCTGGGACGGCCCGGCCTGTGTCACCTTCACCGACGGCACCCAGGTCGGCGCCGTGCTCGACCGCAACGGTCTGCGCCCCGGCCGCTACTGGGTCACCGACGACGGCCTCGTCGTCCTCGGCTCCGAGGTCGGCGTCCTCGACATCGACCCCGCCAAGGTCGTCCGCAAGGGCCGCCTGCAGCCCGGCCGCATGTTCCTCGTGGACACCGCCGAGCACCGCATCATCGAGGACGACGAGATCAAGGCCCAGCTCGCGGCGGAGAAGCCGTACGCAGAGTGGCTGGAGGCCGGCGAGATCGAGCTGTCCGACCTGCCCGAGCGCGAGCACATCGTGCACACGCACGCGTCGGTCACCCGCCGCCAGCAGACCTTCGGTTACACCGAGGAGGAGCTGCGCGTCATCCTCGCGCCGATGGCCAAGGCCGGTGCCGAGCCGATCGGTTCGATGGGCACCGACTCGCCGATCGCCGCGCTGAGCGACCGCCCGCGGCTGCTCTTCGACTACTTCACCCAGCTGTTCGCGCAGGTCACCAACCCGCCGCTGGACGCCATCCGCGAGGAGCTCGTCACCTCGCTGTTCTCCTCCCTCGGCCCGCAGGGCAACCTGCTGGAGCCGACGGCCGCGTCCTGTCGCAGCGTCACCCTGCCGTTCCCGGTGATCGACAACGACGAGCTGGCCAAGCTCATCCACATCAACGCCGACGGCGACATGCCCGGCTTCAAGGCCGCGACCCTGTCCGGCCTGTACCGGGTGCACGGCGGCGGCGACGCGCTGGCCGCGCGCATAGAGGAGATCTGCGCCGAGGCCGACGCCGCCATCGAGAACGGCGCCCGTCTGATCGTCCTGTCGGACCGCCACTCCGACGCCGAGCACGCGCCGATCCCGTCGCTGCTGCTCACCGCGGCCGTCCACCACCACCTCATCCGCACCAAGCAGCGCACCCACGTGGGCCTGCTGGTCGAGGCCGGCGACGTCCGCGAGGTCCACCACGTCGCCCTGCTCATCGGCTTCGGTGCCGCGGCCGTGAACCCGTACCTGGCGATGGAGTCCGTCGAGGACCTCGTCCGCGCCGGTACCTTCCTGCCGGGCATGGAGGCCGAGAAGGCCATCCGCAACCTGATCTACGCCCTCGGCAAGGGTGTCCTGAAGGTCATGTCCAAGATGGGCATCTCCACCGTCGCCTCCTACCGCGGCGCGCAGGTCTTCGAGGCCGTCGGTCTCGACACCGCCTTCGTCGAGAAGTACTTCAACGGCACGGCCACCAAGATCGGCGGCGTCGGCCTCGACGTCATCGCCAAGGAGGTCGCCGCCCGCCACGCCAAGGCCTACCCGGCCTCCGGCATCGCCCCGGCGCACCGCGCGCTGGACATAGGCGGCGAGTACCAGTGGCGCCGTGAGGGCGAGCCGCACCTGTTCGACCCGGAGACGGTCTTCCGCCTCCAGCACTCCACGCGCACCGGTCGCTACGACATCTTCAAGAAGTACACCGAGCGCGTGAACGAGCAGTCCGAGCGCCTGATGACGCTCCGCGGGCTCTTCGGCTTCAAGTCCGACCGGCAGCCGATCTCCATCGACGAGGTCGAGCCGACCAGCGAGATCGTCAAGCGCTTCTCCACCGGCGCCATGTCGTACGGCTCCATCTCCAAGGAGGCGCACGAGACCCTCGCCATCGCCATGAACCAGTTGGGCGGCAAGTCCAACACCGGTGAGGGCGGCGAGGACGCGGACCGGCTGTACGACCCGGCGCGCCGCTCCAGCATCAAGCAGGTGGCGTCCGGCCGCTTCGGTGTGACCAGCGAGTACCTCGTGAACGCCGACGACATCCAGATCAAGATGGCCCAGGGCGCCAAGCCCGGCGAGGGCGGCCAGCTGCCCGGCCACAAGGTCTACCCGTGGGTCGCCAAGACGCGTCACTCGACGCCGGGCGTGGGCCTGATCTCCCCGCCGCCGCACCACGACATCTACTCCATCGAGGACCTGGCTCAGCTGATCCACGACCTCAAGAACGCCAACCCGCAGGCCCGCATCCACGTGAAGCTGGTCTCCGAGGTCGGCGTCGGCACGGTCGCCGCGGGTGTGTCCAAGGCGCACGCGGACGTGGTCCTGATCTCCGGTCACGACGGTGGTACGGGTGCCTCCCCGCTCACCTCGCTGAAGCACGCCGGCGGTCCCTGGGAGCTCGGTCTCGCCGAGACCCAGCAGACCCTGCTGCTCAACGGCCTGCGCGACCGCATCGTCGTGCAGACCGACGGCCAGCTGAAGACCGGCCGCGACGTCGTCATCGCCGCGCTGCTCGGCGCCGAGGAGTTCGGTTTCGCGACCGCGCCGCTCGTCGTCTCCGGCTGCATCATGATGCGCGTCTGCCACCTGGACACCTGCCCGGTCGGCATCGCCACCCAGAACCCGACCCTGCGGGACCGGTTCTCCGGCAAGGCCGAGTACGTCGTGAACTTCTTCCAGTACATCGCCGAAGAGGTCCGCGAGATCCTCGCCGAGCTGGGCTTCCGCTCCATCGAGGAGGCCGTCGGCCACGCCGAGACCCTCGACGTGACCCGCGCGGTCGACCACTGGAAGGCACAGGGCCTGGACCTGGCCCCGCTGTTCCACGTGCCCGAGCTGCCCAACGGCGCGGTGCGCCACGCACTGGTCGAGCAGGACCACGGCCTGGAGAAGGCGCTCGACAACGAGCTCATCAAGCTCGCCGCCGACGCGCTCGCCGCGGACTCCGCGACCGACGCCCAGCCGGTGCGCGCCCAGATCAAGGTCCGCAACATCAACCGCACGGTCGGCACCATGCTCGGCCACGAGGTGACGAAGAAGTTCGGCGGCGCGGGCCTGCCCGACGACACCATCGACATCACGTTCACGGGCTCGGCGGGCCAGTCCTTCGGTGCCTTCCTGCCGCGCGGTGTCACGCTGCGCCTGGAGGGCGACGCCAACGACTACGTCGGCAAGGGCCTCTCCGGCGGCCGGGTGATCGTCCGTCCCGACCGGGGCGCCGACCACCTCGCCGAGTACTCGACCATCGCGGGCAACACCATCGCGTACGGCGCGACCGGCGGTGAGCTGTTCCTGCGCGGTCGTACGGGCGAGCGGTTCTGTGTCCGCAACTCCGGCGCGACGGTCGTCTCCGAGGGCGTGGGCGACCACGGCTGCGAGTACATGACCGGTGGCCACGCGGTGGTCCTCGGCGAGACGGGCCGTAACTTCGCAGCCGGCATGTCCGGCGGTATCGCGTACGTCATCGACCTCGACCGGGACAACGTCAACGTCGGCAACGTGAGCGCCGTCGAGGCCCTCGACGACACCGACAAGCAGTGGCTGCACGACGTGGTCCGCCGCCACCAGGAGGAGACCGGCTCCACGGTCGCCGAGAAGCTCCTGGCCGAGTGGGAGACCGCCGTCGAGCGCTTCAGCAAGATCATCCCCAGCACGTACAAGGCAGTGCTCGCCGCCAAGGACGCCGCCGAGCGAGCCGGTCTCTCCGAGACCGAGATCACCGAGAAGATGATGGAGGCGGCGATCAATGGCTGA
- a CDS encoding glutamate synthase subunit beta → MADPKGFLNHGREVAKSRPVDVRLKDWNEVYVPGSLLPIISKQASRCMDCGIPFCHNGCPLGNLIPEWNDYAYREDWAAASERLHATNNFPEFTGRLCPAPCESACVLGINQPAVTIKNVEVSIIDKAWDSGDVEPQIPERLSGKTVAVIGSGPAGLAAAQQLTRAGHTVAVYERADRIGGLLRYGIPEFKMEKRHINRRIEQMRAEGTRFRTGIEIGRDLKATDLKKRYDAVVIAAGATTARDLPVPGRELKGVHQAMEYLPLANKVQEGDYVTSPISAEGKHVVVIGGGDTGADCVGTAHRQGAASVTQLEIMPRPGEDRAPHQPWPTFPMLYKVTSAHEEGGERVYSVSTTHFEGDEDGNVQWLHLTEVEFIDGKLTQKPGTERKIPAQLVTLAMGFTGPDRDNGLTDQFGLDLDERGNIARDADFQTNVPGVFVAGDAGRGQSLIVWAIAEGRSAARGCDRFLTGASELPAPIRPTDRSLMV, encoded by the coding sequence ATGGCTGACCCGAAGGGCTTCCTCAACCACGGGCGCGAGGTCGCCAAGTCCCGCCCCGTCGACGTACGCCTCAAGGACTGGAACGAGGTCTACGTCCCCGGCTCCCTGCTGCCGATCATCAGCAAGCAGGCCAGCCGCTGCATGGACTGCGGCATCCCGTTCTGCCACAACGGCTGTCCGCTGGGGAACCTGATCCCCGAGTGGAACGACTACGCCTACCGCGAGGACTGGGCCGCCGCCTCCGAGCGTCTGCATGCCACGAACAACTTCCCGGAGTTCACGGGCCGCCTGTGCCCCGCTCCGTGCGAGTCGGCGTGCGTGCTCGGCATCAACCAGCCGGCCGTCACCATCAAGAACGTCGAGGTCTCGATCATCGACAAGGCGTGGGACAGCGGTGACGTCGAGCCGCAGATCCCGGAGCGCCTGTCCGGCAAGACCGTCGCCGTCATCGGCTCGGGCCCGGCGGGCCTCGCCGCCGCCCAGCAGCTGACCCGGGCCGGCCACACCGTGGCCGTGTACGAGCGCGCGGACCGCATCGGCGGCCTCCTGCGCTACGGCATCCCCGAGTTCAAGATGGAGAAGCGGCACATCAACCGCCGTATCGAGCAGATGCGCGCGGAGGGCACCCGCTTCCGTACCGGCATCGAGATCGGCCGCGACCTCAAGGCGACCGACCTCAAGAAGCGGTACGACGCCGTCGTCATCGCCGCCGGCGCCACGACCGCCCGTGACCTGCCGGTTCCCGGCCGCGAGCTCAAGGGCGTCCACCAGGCCATGGAGTACCTGCCGCTGGCGAACAAGGTCCAGGAGGGCGACTACGTCACCTCCCCGATCTCCGCCGAGGGCAAGCACGTCGTGGTCATCGGCGGCGGCGACACCGGCGCCGACTGCGTGGGCACCGCTCACCGGCAGGGCGCGGCCTCCGTCACGCAGCTGGAGATCATGCCCCGCCCGGGCGAGGACCGCGCGCCGCACCAGCCGTGGCCGACCTTCCCGATGCTGTACAAGGTCACGTCCGCGCACGAGGAGGGCGGCGAGCGGGTCTACTCCGTCTCCACCACCCACTTCGAGGGCGACGAGGACGGCAACGTCCAGTGGCTGCACCTCACCGAGGTCGAGTTCATCGACGGCAAGCTGACCCAGAAGCCGGGCACGGAGCGCAAGATCCCCGCCCAGCTGGTCACGCTGGCCATGGGCTTCACCGGCCCCGACCGTGACAACGGTCTGACGGACCAGTTCGGCCTGGACCTCGACGAGCGCGGCAACATCGCCCGCGACGCCGACTTCCAGACCAACGTGCCGGGCGTGTTCGTCGCCGGTGACGCCGGCCGCGGCCAGTCGCTCATCGTGTGGGCCATCGCGGAGGGCCGCTCGGCCGCCCGCGGCTGCGACCGCTTCCTGACCGGCGCCAGCGAGCTGCCCGCGCCGATCCGTCCGACGGACCGCTCGCTGATGGTCTGA
- a CDS encoding rhomboid family intramembrane serine protease: MEPESAESEAVRPDVTTCYRHPKVESHVRCTRCDRYICPDCMREAAVGHQCVECVKEGSRSVRQARTLVGGRISATPLVTSVLIGLNVLAYLAEVVRPEILDRFSMLSARLVGPDGGYYIYVSGHPSDFHAEGLVAGQWERLLTSGFLHLPPSEGTFGLLHIVMNMLSLWQLGRVVEPMLGRVRCLALYLLATLGGSVLQLLLADVNVESVGASGAIFGLGAAYYVLARRIGADMRAVNRFMAFLLLWLLLSAGLTSWQGHLGGLLTGAVVTLAYAYAPRGPRQALIQTAACAGVLVLLMLLAVVKVSELTG; encoded by the coding sequence GTGGAGCCCGAGTCCGCAGAGTCCGAGGCCGTCAGGCCCGACGTCACCACCTGCTATCGCCACCCGAAAGTGGAGTCCCACGTCCGCTGCACCCGCTGCGACCGGTACATCTGCCCGGACTGCATGCGCGAGGCGGCCGTCGGCCATCAGTGCGTGGAGTGCGTGAAGGAGGGCTCGCGGTCGGTGCGGCAGGCCCGGACGCTCGTCGGCGGGCGGATCTCCGCGACCCCGCTCGTGACCTCCGTACTCATCGGGCTCAACGTCCTCGCCTATCTGGCCGAGGTGGTGCGCCCGGAGATCCTCGACCGGTTCTCGATGCTCAGCGCCCGGCTGGTCGGGCCGGACGGCGGCTACTACATCTACGTCTCCGGCCACCCCTCGGACTTCCATGCCGAAGGCCTGGTCGCCGGGCAGTGGGAGCGGCTGCTGACCAGCGGTTTCCTCCACCTGCCGCCAAGCGAGGGCACCTTCGGGCTGCTGCACATCGTGATGAACATGCTCTCGCTGTGGCAGCTCGGCCGGGTCGTGGAGCCCATGCTGGGGCGGGTCCGCTGCCTGGCGCTGTACCTGCTGGCGACGCTGGGCGGGTCGGTGCTCCAGCTGCTGCTCGCGGACGTGAACGTGGAGTCGGTCGGCGCGTCGGGCGCGATCTTCGGGCTCGGTGCCGCGTACTACGTCCTCGCCCGCCGGATCGGCGCGGACATGAGAGCCGTCAACCGGTTCATGGCGTTCCTGCTCCTGTGGCTGCTGCTCTCCGCCGGCCTCACCTCCTGGCAGGGCCACCTCGGCGGACTGCTGACGGGAGCCGTGGTGACGCTCGCCTACGCGTACGCCCCGCGCGGCCCGCGCCAGGCCCTGATCCAGACGGCCGCGTGCGCGGGCGTACTGGTGCTGCTGATGCTGCTCGCGGTCGTGAAGGTCTCGGAGCTGACGGGCTGA
- a CDS encoding vWA domain-containing protein gives MAAISLSKVEETAPALVSLYKSAGVSLRKHGLDGVRAAVYLVVDYSGSMKPYYKDGSVQALADRVLGLSAHFDDDGTVPVVFFSTDVDAETEIALADDQGRIERIVAGLGHMGKTSYHLAMDAVIDHYLDSGSREPALVVFQTDGGPINKLAAERYLCKAAPLPLFWQFIGFGDPASRQFDFLRKLDELAVPGKRVIDNAGFFHAGSDPRQVSDAELYDRLVAEFPKWLVAARAQGIVRPA, from the coding sequence ATGGCGGCGATCAGTCTCAGCAAGGTCGAGGAGACCGCGCCCGCGCTGGTCAGCCTGTACAAGAGCGCCGGGGTGTCGCTGCGCAAGCACGGGCTGGACGGGGTGCGGGCCGCGGTCTATCTGGTGGTCGACTACTCCGGTTCGATGAAGCCGTACTACAAGGACGGCAGCGTGCAGGCGCTCGCCGACCGCGTGCTCGGACTGTCGGCGCACTTCGACGACGACGGGACCGTGCCGGTCGTCTTCTTCTCGACCGACGTCGACGCCGAGACCGAGATCGCGCTCGCCGACGACCAGGGGCGGATCGAGCGGATCGTGGCCGGGCTCGGCCACATGGGCAAGACCAGCTACCACCTGGCGATGGACGCCGTCATCGACCACTACCTGGACAGCGGATCGCGGGAGCCGGCCCTGGTCGTGTTCCAGACCGACGGCGGGCCCATCAACAAGCTCGCCGCGGAACGGTACCTGTGCAAGGCGGCCCCGCTTCCGCTGTTCTGGCAGTTCATCGGCTTCGGGGACCCGGCGAGCCGGCAGTTCGACTTCCTGCGCAAGCTCGACGAGCTGGCGGTGCCGGGCAAAAGGGTGATCGACAACGCCGGGTTCTTCCACGCCGGTTCGGATCCGCGGCAGGTGTCCGACGCCGAGCTGTACGACCGCCTGGTCGCGGAGTTCCCGAAGTGGCTCGTCGCGGCCCGGGCGCAGGGGATCGTACGGCCCGCCTGA